The proteins below are encoded in one region of Alistipes indistinctus YIT 12060:
- the fimD gene encoding fimbrial tip adhesin FimD, which translates to MIRKHTILPILALAVLFLAPSCQKDRGYSIADDGSLMLQVMLPVEQFTKASETGADELNENKVSTLDVFIYQEGEEACVHYQRITPAAGLVRYGLTKMQKDFALNAGYTVYVVANGGTATGSAKSLAELKAAVIAEALDPDAVQSALLMDGKSAVTVLNDGTNTNKNIDVSLKRGVAKIRVNLSYGTDYQPTGQVTKKLVNYAYDSRVLESGDAYSPALATTASYTNTDAVSGDADQIIFYSYANDWNSAVADETFIYLNVPIRKGAGTENHYYKLPANYRLASDGNDPAHLYKLRRNYIYNITAHINGDGGSSAPEAVTLESVNYQVVDWTTNHVDVWIKNIMYLYIDEQEIVMNNISTYLTGFQSSSDNVEIQNLKVFVEGVETSTAGVSVTREPFVHNGSITINSTIPDNFVPRTITFDVENGDHIVQSVKITQYPPIWIGHITSQDVDGTKNRNMYTVNIKQADLRTIPMPDVPTKGSWGDAHIRGYYQELTGQLYTGPHPYNPVNDGRQEMEYGYCQIGYPVLDKNGYTDPSTENRWMISPNFMFASRVSSSTDKVDFWAAVSRCKNYSETGTDGVTYTGWRMPTYAEMLLLDILQNVSKSEIKEITDRHRYWTADPASNSAFRILNPSGGTNGENASYAEVRCVRDIDRPL; encoded by the coding sequence ATGATACGAAAGCATACGATATTACCGATCCTCGCGCTGGCTGTCCTGTTTCTCGCCCCGTCGTGCCAAAAGGACCGGGGTTACTCGATCGCTGACGACGGCAGCCTGATGCTCCAGGTCATGTTGCCGGTGGAGCAATTCACCAAAGCGTCGGAAACCGGTGCGGACGAACTGAACGAAAATAAGGTGTCGACACTGGACGTCTTTATCTACCAGGAAGGCGAAGAGGCTTGCGTCCACTACCAGCGTATTACTCCGGCGGCCGGCCTCGTCCGGTACGGACTGACGAAAATGCAGAAAGATTTTGCCCTGAACGCCGGGTATACGGTATATGTCGTAGCGAACGGAGGGACGGCCACCGGCAGTGCGAAAAGCCTCGCCGAATTGAAAGCGGCCGTCATCGCCGAAGCGTTGGATCCCGATGCGGTACAGTCTGCGCTGCTGATGGACGGAAAATCGGCGGTAACGGTGCTGAACGACGGTACGAACACAAACAAAAACATCGATGTATCGCTCAAAAGGGGTGTTGCCAAAATCCGGGTAAACCTCAGCTACGGTACGGACTACCAGCCCACAGGCCAGGTAACGAAGAAACTGGTCAACTACGCGTACGACAGCCGGGTGCTGGAAAGCGGCGACGCCTATTCGCCCGCCCTTGCCACGACTGCGTCCTATACGAATACGGATGCCGTTTCGGGAGATGCGGATCAAATCATCTTCTATTCATACGCAAACGACTGGAACAGCGCAGTAGCCGACGAGACATTCATTTACCTGAACGTACCGATCCGAAAAGGAGCGGGTACCGAAAACCATTATTACAAACTTCCCGCAAACTACCGGCTCGCGTCCGATGGGAATGACCCGGCCCACCTGTACAAACTGCGGCGCAACTACATTTACAACATCACTGCGCATATCAACGGCGACGGAGGATCGAGCGCACCGGAAGCGGTTACATTGGAAAGTGTCAATTACCAGGTGGTCGACTGGACGACCAACCACGTGGACGTATGGATCAAGAACATCATGTACCTCTACATCGACGAACAGGAGATCGTAATGAACAACATCAGCACCTACCTGACCGGGTTTCAGTCTTCATCGGACAACGTGGAGATTCAGAACCTGAAGGTATTCGTCGAAGGAGTCGAAACTTCGACTGCCGGCGTGTCGGTCACCCGTGAACCTTTCGTGCACAACGGATCGATCACGATCAACAGCACCATTCCGGACAATTTCGTGCCGAGAACCATCACTTTTGACGTGGAAAACGGTGACCATATCGTGCAGAGTGTCAAGATAACGCAATATCCGCCCATCTGGATCGGACACATCACGTCGCAGGATGTGGACGGAACTAAAAACCGCAACATGTACACGGTCAACATCAAACAGGCTGACCTGCGGACGATTCCGATGCCGGACGTGCCGACCAAGGGAAGTTGGGGTGATGCCCACATACGCGGTTATTACCAGGAACTGACCGGACAACTCTACACCGGACCGCACCCTTACAACCCCGTCAACGACGGCAGGCAGGAGATGGAGTACGGATATTGCCAGATCGGTTACCCCGTACTGGATAAAAACGGCTATACCGATCCCTCGACCGAAAACCGGTGGATGATCTCTCCGAACTTCATGTTCGCCTCGCGGGTCTCCTCCTCGACGGACAAAGTCGATTTCTGGGCCGCCGTGAGCCGGTGCAAAAACTACTCCGAGACCGGTACGGACGGCGTGACCTATACCGGATGGCGCATGCCGACCTATGCCGAAATGCTGCTGCTGGACATTCTTCAGAACGTCAGCAAAAGCGAAATCAAGGAGATTACCGACCGGCACCGTTACTGGACCGCCGACCCCGCGTCCAACTCGGCATTCCGCATCCTGAATCCGTCCGGCGGTACGAACGGAGAAAACGCCAGCTATGCGGAAGTGCGCTGCGTGCGGGACATAGACCGCCCCTTATAG